The window TCCATAAATTCGTTAAGATAAGTATTGCGGGCCAATACTTGGGTTCATTATACCAAGAGATGGGATCTTTTCCGAGCAGCTTAAGAATGCTATTGTTAATCATGCCGTTTTCTGAACTAAATAACGCAAAGACAATATAGCTCAAAATAACCGTGGACATTAAAAAGGGTACAAGTATGGCACTTTGATATATCTTCTTAGCAAACAGATGCTTTATCTCCACGATTAAAACAGCAATGAATATACCAACTATCATATTAAGTATAATAAAAGCCAGGTTATAGAGCAGCGTGTTTCTCGTAATAATCCAAGCATCTTTTGTACGAAATAAAAACTCGAAATTTTTCAAGCCAATAAAAGGACTGTTCAAAATACCTTTCGCAAAATTAACTTGTTTAAATGCTATGATAATCCCTGTCATGGGCATGTAATTATTGATGAAAAGATAGATAATCCCTGGTAAAAGCATGATATATAAAGGCATCAGGTCTTTGAATCGACGACGTTTTTTCTTCTTTAATGTGTGTGTATTATTCATCCAAAAACTCCTTCGAAAAATCCAGCCTATTGTCCTAACATTGAAATCAGGGACAATAGGCTTATTCATCTTATTTAGATTGTAACCACT is drawn from Vallitalea pronyensis and contains these coding sequences:
- a CDS encoding ABC transporter permease, coding for MNNTHTLKKKKRRRFKDLMPLYIMLLPGIIYLFINNYMPMTGIIIAFKQVNFAKGILNSPFIGLKNFEFLFRTKDAWIITRNTLLYNLAFIILNMIVGIFIAVLIVEIKHLFAKKIYQSAILVPFLMSTVILSYIVFALFSSENGMINNSILKLLGKDPISWYNEPKYWPAILILTNLWKSVGYGCLIYIASIIGIDKSLYEAAQLDGAGRWKRIRYITLPSLLPTIIILTLLSVGRIFYSDFGLFYQVPMNSGTLLKTTNVIDTYVYRSLMQLGNIGMASAAGVYQSVVGFIVVLLSNWFVRKVDDEKALF